Proteins encoded in a region of the Prunus persica cultivar Lovell chromosome G4, Prunus_persica_NCBIv2, whole genome shotgun sequence genome:
- the LOC18780316 gene encoding zinc transporter 1: MFTFQLAPSFNMLRIISILIFLFPTMVFGDCTCESEDTEHNKEAALKYKLGSIASILVAGAVGVSLPLLGKKIPTLRPENDIFFMIKAFAAGVILATAFIHILPDAFDNLTSPCLKENPWGKFPFTGFVAMLSAIGTLMVDSLATGYYQRSNIKSNQVHELETGDRVHGHAADHVHGHTHATQSHAHGSEELMSSELIRNRVISQVLELGILVHSVIIGISLGASQSPETIKPLMVALSFHQFFEGVGLGGCISQAKFKSRSAAIMAAFFSLTTPVGIAIGIGISTVYNESSPTALIVEGTFNAAAAGILIYMALVDLLAADFMNPRLQSNLGIQLGAYISLLLGTGCMSVLAKWA, encoded by the exons ATGTTCACTTTTCAATTAGCTCCCTCTTTCAACATGTTAAGGATAATATCcatcttaatttttctttttcccactATGGTATTTGGAGACTGTACATGTGAATCCGAGGACACAGAGCACAACAAAGAAGCTGCACTCAAGTACAAACTAGGTTCCATAGCTTCCATCCTTGTTGCTGGTGCTGTTGGGGTCAGTCTGCCATTGCTAGGCAAGAAAATCCCAACTCTAAGACCCGAAAACGACATCTTCTTCATGATCAAGGCCTTCGCAGCCGGCGTCATTCTAGCAACTGCGTTCATTCACATACTACCAGATGCATTTGACAACTTGACCTCACCATGTCTTAAAGAAAATCCATGGGGAAAATTTCCCTTCACTGGTTTTGTTGCCATGCTATCTGCCATTGGAACACTGATGGTTGATTCATTGGCAACCGGTTACTATCAGAGGTCCAACATAAAGTCCAACCAAGTTCATGAATTGGAGACGGGTGATCGTGTACATGGTCATGCAGCAGATCATGTACATGGCCACACACATGCCACACAGAGTCATGCTCATGGCTCTGAAGAATTGATGTCATCAGAATTAATCAGGAACCGTGTCATTTCGCAA GTCTTGGAGCTGGGGATCCTAGTTCACTCAGTTATAATTGGAATATCATTGGGTGCTTCCCAAAGCCCTGAAACAATAAAGCCTCTCATGGTGGCTCTGTCTTTCCATCAATTCTTTGAGGGCGTGGGACTTGGTGGCTGCATCTCCCAG GCTAAATTCAAGTCTCGGTCTGCAGCTATCATGGCTGCATTTTTCTCCCTCACAACCCCAGTAGGGATTGCAATTGGCATTGGCATATCAACCGTTTACAATGAGAGCAGTCCCACTGCTCTAATTGTTGAAGGGACTTTCAATGCTGCTGCAGCTGGGATTTTGATTTACATGGCTCTTGTTGACCTACTGGCAGCTGATTTCATGAACCCTAGACTGCAAAGCAATTTGGGGATTCAATTAGGAGCATATATTTCACTTCTTCTGGGGACTGGTTGTATGTCTGTCTTAGCCAAGTGGGCTTGA